The Callithrix jacchus isolate 240 chromosome X, calJac240_pri, whole genome shotgun sequence genome contains a region encoding:
- the EMD gene encoding emerin, with translation MDDYAGLSDTELAAVLRQYNIPHGPVVGSTRKLYEKKIFEYETQRRRLSPPSSSAASFSYRFSDLNSPSVDSDMYDLPKKEDALLYQSKGYNDDYYEESYLTTRTYGEPDSAGQSRGFRQSATSLPDADTFHHQVRDDNLLSSEEECKDRERPMYGRDSAYQSIAHYRPVSASRSSLGLSYYPTSSSTSSVSSSSSSPSWLTRRAIRPEKHAPGAGLGHDRQVPLWGQLLLFLVFAIFLFFVYYFMQAEEGNPFWREP, from the exons ATGGACGACTACGCGGGTCTTTCGGATACCGAGCTGGCCGCCGTGCTGCGCCAGTACAACATACCTCACGGGCCAGTTGTCG GGTCTACTCGTAAGCTTTACGAGAAGAAGATCTTCGAGTACGAGACCCAGAGGCGGCGGCTCTCGCCCCCCAGCTCGTCCGCCGCCTCCTTCTCCTATCGCTTCTCTG ACTTGAATTCGCCGTCAGTGGATTCAGATATGTATGATCTTCCCAAGAAAGAGGACGCCTTACTCTACCAGAGCAAGG GCTACAATGACGACTACTATGAAGAGAGCTACTTAACTACCAGGACTTATGGGGAGCCCGACTCTGCGGGCCAGTCCAGGGGCTTCCGCCAGTCTGCGACTTCACTCCCAGATGCTGACACTTTCCACCACCAG GTGCGTGATGACAATCTTTTGTCTTCTGAAGAGGAGTGCAAGGATAG GGAACGTCCCATGTACGGCCGGGACAGTGCCTACCAGAGCATCGCGCACTACCgccctgtttcagcctccaggAGCTCCCTGGGCCTATCCTATTATCctacctcctcctccacctcttctgtGTCCTCATCTTCATCTTCCCCTTCATGGCTTACCCGCCGAGCCATCCGGCCAGAAAAGCATGCTCCTGGGGCTGGGCTTGGCCATGATCGCCAGGTCCCGCTCTGGGGCCAGCTGCTGCTTTTCCTGGTCTTTGCGATCTTCCTCTTCTTTGTTTACTACTTCATGCAGGCGGAGGAAGGCAACCCCTTCTGGAGGGAGCCCTGA